In Planctomycetota bacterium, the genomic window AAGAACGACTATAAAAGAAACAAGCACCGTAGGACAAATTAATTCCGGCAATGATAAGGGAAACTGGGAGAGTTTAAGTCTACAGAAGAATCCCCCTGTTATTGAACCGCCTCTTGCTAATGATCCAATTACTTGGCAATGGGGATGGCAATAGTAAAATAATAAAATCGCAATGAAAGGAAAAATATGTTGAAGATGAAAAAAATATGGTTTTTCAGTATCGGGATTATTTTTATAAGCATACTAGGTTGTGGTACAAATAATGTGTCTTCCTCTAATGTCAATCTTAAGCAAAATGAGACCTCAATAGAATTTCTTAATTACAGTGAAGAAGTAACTGAAAAACAGATAGCAACTTCTGATTTCTGCATCGTGGGGAAGGCGCATATCAAAGGGCAGAAGGTTCTGGATGAAATAAACTGGAAGGATGAAAACGGGAATGTTACTAAAAAACCTTTCAAGTGGAACATAGAAGGAGAAATCAAAATCGATTCTGTCATATATGGAAAGCCAAATGTTAAAACGATTGACTTTACTATGGTAACCAGTTTATTTGTACTATCTTCTGAGGCTGGCGGACAGATGGGAGAATTTGACGCAGTCTGGAAAGGCCTTCAACCTAAAGAAGACGATACTTTAATAATCTTTGGAAAGGTGGAAGCAGGAAACATCAAAATTATAAAGCCCATAAAACGAGAGAACATATCAGTATTCACTGAAAGTTGCAAGGCAATTAAAAGCTTACTAAGTCTGGATAAGAACGAATCTCAAAAGCAACGGGAAAAATTGCTCGTTGAATCTAATAACCAGGATTTACTTCTTTACTTAATCAGAAAAATAGCTCAGGAGGAGGGGCTGAGTAAAACCATATCGTCAATTGAAACGTTATTCACTAAGGGGATGATAACCCCTGAACGCGAATTTATCAGCTATAGATTAGCTATGGAGCTTGTTGCAACACATCATAATGACATAAAACAAAACAAACTAACCATATTGAATAATATTATCACCAAAAATCTGTCTACTATAGCAACAGTAATAGACGGCGTTGCTCATCTTAGAATATTTGACACCAAAGCCTTTGAACAAAACTATGAACTTAAAGAGGGTGTTAAAACAATACTGAATAATCTATCCCAAAAGTTCAAGAATGACAAAGACTATTCAGAATGGGAAAAGCGGGTAAATAAAATATTCCCACCGGAAGAAAAGACGGAAAAGTGAAAAATCACCTTCCTAATATTCTTGCGTTAAAAGAGTTATGCCGATGGGATGTGTCCCGGAAATCCGTAAATCATAAAGAAAGGAGATAAAAATGAAATCGCTACGCAAGAATTACTTAAGCCGGATAGGGATGGTTTTTATAGCACTCGTTTTAATAGGGGCTATCACTCAAATAGTTTTCACAGAAGATAAATTAAGCGAGAAAGATAAAATTATTATTAAACTAAAAGATGAGGACACTCTTGCCAATGAAGCAAAGAGGATTAAAGAAGACCGGCAAGTTCAAATAGAAGCGTTAATTTATGTCATTACAGATATTCAAAAAGGCTTAGCCGAAGGCCGTCCCTCTTTGAGGACTCCCCCAGCTGAAATGTCTGTTCAATTATTAGGCGATATTAGAGCCGTAGAATCTGTTAATACGTTAATTGATTTGGGATGTTTTCTTATTGATGAACGAACGCCTTCAATATCTTTGAGTACTGATCGTGATATGGCTTTGAGAGGATTAGAATCATCTACCGAAAAGGCTTTATCGAAAATAGGAAAGCCTGCTGTGCCAGAGCTGATTGAATTGATAAAAAATGGAACCACTAGAACACACTTTGCCGCAGGAGTAACAAATGAAGGCAAACGTCTAATACAAGCAAATGATAATAGTAATGCTAAGAAGAATTATTTCTTCAGGGAAATGCTGTATCTAATAGAAGATGATTGTGCGGTTCATCGCTTAGAAAAGGCGCTGAAAGAGGAAAAGGATGAGACCAAGAAGAAGAACTTATCCGATGCTATTACTAAATTCAAGGAAGAGTTGAAATCCGGAGCTTTTAATAAATAAAACTATCCCGAAAGGGAGGCTTCGCGCTGGGTGAGTAAAATATTCCCGCCTGCCCCGACTTCAGGTGGGCCGGAAACCCCGAAATAATATGGAAATATCGGAGTAATTCCGGGGACGTAATCCTGAAGTCTCCTTATTCAAACTTTCCCCTTGACATTTCAGGTTGACATTATTATAGTATCATTGTTTTAAGTGTGGCTACGGGTAGATTCAAGCGCATGGAAGGGTGGATTCAAGCACGTGGACGGGTAGATTCAAGCGCGTGAGAGGGTAGATTCAAGCGCGTGGATGGGTAGATTCAAGCGCGTGGAAGGATGGATTCAAGCGCGTGGACGGGTGGATTCAAGTGCATGGATGGGTGGATTCAAACGCGTGGATGGGTAGATTTAAGCGCGTGGGAGGGTAGATTCAAGCGCATGGAAGGGTAGATTCAAGCACGTAGGAGGGTAGATTTAAGAGCGTGGGAGGTAGGGCACGGGGGTAGGGTGGTATCGGTCTTGCAGCAAGGTTTTTAAAAAGATTTGGCATCTAATGTTCTAATATATAAGGGGTTATAAATATGGCAGAGCCGACTAAGCAAATTTTATTCAAGGCCATCCTTCGCGCTCCTTTTTTCGACCATGCGCCCGAAGAAGAGGTGGAGAAATGGGCTAAAAACACCATTGATGCCGCCCAAAAAACATACTCCCAAAGCAAAAAAGCAATCCGGACAAAAAAAGACTACGAGGAAAAGATTGCCAAACCAGCCGAGGAGATGATAGATAAATTTATTTCAAAGGGAAAGTATAAAAGCCACGAGCAAATCATGAATAAGCTGAGGGATGGTAAAAATCTGGCGGCGAAAAAGTTTTTCGAGAAACGCAAAAGGGCGTATGAATCCGGTAAATTCGCCGATGACGTCCAATTCGGCAAAAAATTCTACGCCCAAAAGTGGGTAAAATATAACGGGCCTTTAAGAGGCTACAAAAAAGGCGGAATAAAAGGCCTGGGCGCATTGGCCGTAATGGCGTTATCCGCGGATAAAGACCTAAATCAGTTTTTGAAAAAAGATACGGATAAAATTATTGATGGCGTCCCGCTTTCTATTGCTTTGCCGGATAAGGCCGGGAAGTTCAAGAACGCTTTAAGAAACCAAATCACCCGCTCAGGAAAATACATAATCGATACGAATTATAAAGAACAAAGCCTCCGGGATGAAAACGAAACAGTTAACCGCTTGGCGAATGAATACCGTTTGCCGGAAATCGCGCCTTTTAGCCCTGTGGGAGTTTCATACATAAATTTCATTGCAGTTGAGATGTCGAATCCGGTAAAACCTGGTGAGACAATTAAACAGCTTGGATTGGATGTGCAGGTGGCAACCGTTTAATCATTCTAGGAATGCGACTAATTGGTTTACCGAGGCATTGACATCGCGGAAAAGGAGAATGAGCTCTTTGCTGTGGTCGGCGTTGTCATCTTTGGCTAAAGGAAGTTCTCCCAGCCTTTGAATGAAAGAATCATCCTTATAAAGGGCTTTCATTTCCTTTAAGATGTTATTATACTTTTCTGCGTAAATATTGGCGTAGAAAGAGGGGTTGTCCGCGCTCAAGGTCGAAAGCTCATTATAAAGCACGTTTACCAGCCGCTTGATTGTTTCTTTGTTCATAATATCTAATATATATTGTTGCCTTAAAACCACCAAGAAAAATCTAATTTCATGTTATCACTCTCTGCTCCGCCTATCCCGCTTTTCCCCGATTGGTATTTAATTGGCATCCTTTCCGTAAGTTTTTACTTGAGATATAGGAAAGTATAAACACGAATCTCACGAATAATTACTCCATTGTTTTTATAATAAAATTAGTTATATTCGTGTTATTCGCCTAATTCGTGCTATTTGTGTTCCTCTTTTTCTGAATTGGTATTTAATTGACAGCTCTTGCGTAAGTTTTTATAAGTGGAGCAACTGTCTCGAAAGTATTCGGGATGATCTCTGAACTATGAATTCAATTGAACGAGCCCATGTTTAAATCAGCGGATATTGTCATAATCGGCGGCGGGGTTTTCGGGACTTCCGTTGCCTACCACCTCGCCCAATCCGGTCTGCCTGTCCCGTTGCGCGGGACGCAGGCAGGCGCTAAGAATATAATTCTTTTGGAAAAAGACCTGCTCGGAAGCGGCGCCACCGGCAAGGCCGCCGGTTTAACCATACGACAGTGGACCACAGAACTCGATATCGCCCTGGTCAACGGGTCACTGGAAATATATAAGAGCCTGCCCGGTATTAATTCCGCTTTCAGGCAGACCGGGCTTGTGTATCTGGCAAGCACTGCGGATGACGATAAATACCTCACCCAATCCGAGTTACTTATAAAGACAGCCGGTGTCCGATATTCCCGCTGGGATAAAGCCGCTATTAAAAAGAATCTCCCCTGGATGGCGACGGATATTTTCACTGCCGGTTTATACACACCCGATGACGGCTACATAGACCCCTACCAGATAGTTTCCGCGTTCGCTTCCCTGGCGCGTAAAAAGGGAGTGGAGTTTTGGGAGAAGACCGAAGCCATAGCAATAGATGTCTCGGATAATAAAGTCAGCGGGGTCAAGACCAGCCAGGGCTATATTTCCACTCCACTTATAATCAATGCCGCAGGCGCCTGGGCTAAAAAGGTCGGCGCACTGGCTGGGTTGAATCTTCCTTTGAAACCTTACCGCACCCAGATTGCCGTCCTATGCCAGTCCGGAGCGACGGCTACGGAGCGGCGGATGGCCGTCCTGAAACCCAAGCACAAGCTCCCCAATAATTTTACCGCCGTTTATGATATGGCTAAGAACGTGTATTTCCATGAGGAAACCGGAGGCCTTCTACTTGCCGGGGACGGCACGACCGAGACAGAGGAAAACCCCGACCAATATAAACAGCGGGGTGACGATAAATTCCTTTCCGAGATTGCGGATAAGATATCATCGTTAATTCCCGGAATGTCCGAGGCTGGAGTGGTAAAATCATGGGCCGGGCTTTGCATGGCAACTCCTGACCGCCTGCCGGTTTTAGGGCCGGTGAAGGAGTTGGAAGGATTCTGGATTGCCGGGGGCGATAACGGCTACGGATTTATGAGGGCCGGGATGCTCGGCAAACTCTTGGCGGAAATATTGAGGGGAGATAAATCATCGCTTGATATCTCCTTGCTTTCACCGGAGAGGTTTAAGGGCAAAGATTATTCTGAGTTTAAGATTAAGCAGGGAATGACGGTTTAAAATAGCCACTGAGACGCAGAGAACACAGAGAAAATAATTTGTTTTAGTCTCGTAAAAGTCCCTGTTAAAGTTTTGCTATTAGTTTTGCTTTATCGCGGCGACCAGTTCAGCAAGTATCAAGGCGTTAGGAACGCGCCTGACCGGAAGGAACCAGGTCTTTTTAGGGCCTTCTATCTTCACATAGCCCGCTTCCAGTGAGATGTTCTTGATATCGCTGTAAGCAAGATTGATTGGCCCTTTAAGATGGATTATTAGTTTATAGATACCGTATATAATCCAGCCGGCGCCTGCCGTCATAAGCCCTAACAGGATGATAACCAAAGGGTTTGTTTCCGACATTCCTGAAGAGGCGATATTTCGGTTTAGTGCGATACTGTCTTTGGTAAGCGCCACGGGGCCGAGCGAGATTCTGCCTTCGGACTTTACCTTTTGCAGGGATTTTTCCTTGGCGACGGCCAGGCTTTTGGTTACGATATCCTGGATTAAATTAAGGCTATTCGCGTAACGGGTGGATTCAAAGGCTATTTTCCCCCCTTCGCTTCCGGTAATTTCCACCCTCTGTTCGTCTTCTACGGTGGTTGAGCCGTATGTCTGGGTGGTGATTACCCGGAAGTCTGTTTTGATTGCTTCCACGCTGTCCCAGGGGATGGATACTGTTTTAAGGGAAGGCATTTCCCTTATCCATTTGATGCCCTTGGAATCTATTTCTATGGATAAGCCCCGCTCGTAGAACACGACCATGATTCCAGCCGCGGCGATAGACACGGCGACAAGCAGGTTAAGGATGAAACTATCATCCGGAAGCGATAAAGCGCTCGTTAGTATCAGCATTATTAATAACGGGATAAAGGAACCGGCTATCAGCGAAAACCAGTAGATAGACATCCGGGCGTTGCTGGTTACGCCCCAGAGGAGGTTTAGTATCAGGCCGGCAAAAAGGAATCCGCCTGATGCGCACAGCGGTATGGCGGAAGCGGGAATTTTATCGTCTGGATTGAATTTGATATTTGCAATGAGCAATCCTATGGAAATAAGCGCCAGGACCGCGGAGATAATTGCGGAAATCTGGATGGTCCAGGAACGCTTTAAGATTGTTTTATTGTCGGCGCTTCTGCCGCCCAACGCGCCGGATTTATCGGAGGCATTATCCATACCAAAAGATAATATCATCATGAAACACTAATGTCAAATTTTAGAAAGGTTTATCGGGATGTTTTCTTTCTTCCTGCGGAGGCCTATTGTAAAATATGCAGAGCGGGAAATTACCGGGCAATGATTTTCTTGTTTTTATCGAGAATGTGCTGTATAATAAAAAATTCTAATACCTGTTATAGGAGAAGCTATAATGGTAAAAGCAAAGATTCTTGCGAGAGCGCTGTGTTTTATTTTATGTCTAATCGTTTTTTCCTCCTGTTCGCAAAAGGAACCGCCCAAGGCCAGGCAGGCGCGCCTGGCGACCGTGACGGTCACGAAACCCGCGGAGGAACGGGTTGAGCGCATCATAACCGCCATCGGAACGCTCGATCTGGAAGACGAGGTTAATGTCGCCACCGAAGTCGGCGGGCTCATCAAGGAAGTCCGGTTTGAGGAAGGGCAGGAGATATCTCCGGGCGATATTTTGGTCGTGCTGGATGAGACTAATTTTAAGCTGAATGTGGATAAGGCAAATGCTGCTTTGGACAAGGCTACATCAGGACTTTCGCTGGCGGAGGATAATTACAATCGCGCCAAGACCTTAAAGGAGAAGGAATTGATTTCAAACCAGGAATACCAGGAAGCCACACTGGCGCTTCAGAATGCCAAGTCCGACCTTGCCGGCGCCCAGACCAATTGCCGGATTGCCCAGCGGGCGCTGGATTTTTCCGTCATCAAAGCACCGTTCCGCGGGCGCGGCATTTCCGGTTCAACCGAGAACGGCCAATCACGGGATGGCGTCCCGGCCGGCGAATTCCCCAAGGGCAAATACACCTGGGAAGTCCAGAAGAAGCTTGTTTCCGTGGGAGAGTATTTGAATACCGGCAGCCCGGTTGCCGAGCTGGTTAACCGGACGACCCTGAAACTGCGTTTCACCGTACCGGAACGGGAAGCCCGTTATCTTGCCATGGGCAAGGCCGTGAAATTTACCACCCTGGCCGCGCCCGGCGATTTTAAGGCAGTAATATTTTACATCGCCCCGAATATCATCGAAAGCACGCGGGCAGTCACCGTCAAGGCGTATGTCGACAATAAAGACCATGTTTTGCGTGCCGGCTATTCCGCCAACGTCAGTTTCGTCGGAGAACTCAGCGAGAAAGCCATGATGATTTCCCGCCGTTCATTGCGTTTTGACGTGGATAAATCATACGTCCTGGTAGTCATGGACGGGGTGCTTAAGAAGAAAGATGTAACCATCGGAATTGAACATGATGAATATGTGGAAATAACTTCCGGGCTCAGCTTAACCGATAAGGTGGTGGTCCGTTCGGGCTCGTTTTTGGAAGATGGCACCAAGGTGGAGGTGATACCGGATTCTCCGGTTGGAACGCCTGTCCCGCAGTCCCGCCCCGAATGGCAAGGCTCTCCAGAGGCGGCGGATAAACCGGAAAATAAGAAAGATAAATAATTATGTGGCTTCCGGATATGTCCATAAGAAGACCGGTGACCACGGTGATGGTCATTTGCGCGCTTCTCATTTTCGGCGTTATCGGATTTTTCAGGCTCGGCATTGCGCTCATGCCCGATGTCGATTTTCCCATAGTCAGCGTCGGCACCAGCTGGCGCAATTCCACGCCTGAACAGGTGGAAATAAGCGTGACCAAGCCAATCGAAGCCGCCATCGGACAGCTGGAAGGCGTCAAGCATATTACCTCATCCAACCGGCGCGGTTCATCCCGCGTCACCGTGGAGTTCGAATTATCCCGCGATATCGAAAGCGCGACCCAAGACGTGCGCGATGCCGTTTCACGGGCATCCCATGATTTGCCGGATGATGTTGACCCGCCGACCATCAGTAAATACGATGTCAATGCCCAGCCGATTATGATGATTGCCGTTTATGGAGATTTGCCGGTGACCGAGATACGCCAGTTTGCAGAGGAGACCATTGCCCCGCGGCTCCAGCAGAAACCGGGAGTAGGCTCCATCGATGTCGGCGGAGGCCGGACGAGAGAAATCAGGATCTGGCTCTACCGCGACAAGCTCAAGCAATACGGGATAACCATCCAGGATGTCATCAATGCGCTTAAGACGGAAAACCTGGAAATGCCCGGCGGCAAGGTGGAAACGAATGTCCAGGAACTGGTCATCAATACCAAGGGCAGGATTGATAACGCCCGGCGCTTTAACGATATTGTGATTACTTACCGCGAAGGGACATCGATAAAAATAAGCGATGTCGGCTACGCCGAAGACGGGATGAACGATATGGATTCGATCGTCCGTTTCGTGGACCCGGCGGGCGCCGAACGCTTAAGCATCGGGATGCGCGTCTCGCCGCAGACCGGCGCCAACCAGGTTGCCGTGGCGCGCGCCATACGCGAGGAGATAGAAAACACGCGCAAGATTCTCCCCAAAGGGATGTATATGGATATAGCTTTCGATAACTCGGTCTTTATCGAGCGCGCCATAAACGATGTCAATATGAACTTGGTAGTTGGCGCGATACTGGCCTCCCTGGTTATACTTTTGTTCCTGCAGAATATCGGGACGGCCGTTATCAGCGCCCTAGCTATCCCGACTTCGATTATCGCCACCTTCGGATTCATGTATTTCATGGGCTTTACATTAAATACGCTGACCATGCTCGGGCTGGCGCTGGCCGTGGGGATTGTCATAGACGATGCCATCATAATAGTCGAAAATATTTACCGCCATAGGGAAGAAGGTAAAGGCATGTTGGAAGCCGCCAAGGACGGTGCCAGCGAGATAAGCTTTGCCGCCATGGCCGCGACCTTCGCGCTTTTGGGCATATTCCTGCCGGTCGCTTTTATGTCCGGGCTCATCGGCAGGTTTTTCTATGAATTTGGGATGACCATGGCTTTTTCCATATTCATCTCGCTCGTCGTGGCTTTAACCCTGACCCCGATGCTTTCTTCCCGGTACCTTAAGGTCGGAGTAGCGCGGTTTTTCCTTTTCAAATGGTTTGAAGCGCTGATGAACGGCTCGCGCAGGCTCTACACCAGGGTTATTGCCGTCACTTTAAAATACAGCATCACGACTATTGTGGCGGCAATCATCCTTTTTATCGGGAGCGTCTGGCTGGTCAGGAATCTAGGCGTGGAATTCCAGCCGCAGGAAGACCAGTCGCGCTTTATGGTGCGCATAGAAACGCCCATAGATTATTCCGTATTGGCCACCGAACAGGTGACCAGGAAAGTCGTGGATATAGTCAAAGGCATTCCGGAGGTGGAATATTTCATGGCGGCCACCGGCGGCTTCGGCGGTTCGGCAAACTCCGGCAGCCTGAACGTGACCCTGAAGGACAGGCGTTTCAGGACGCGTTCGCAGTTTGAAATAATGGCGGATGTTCGTCGCATGCTTTCCAAAATCCCGGACGCGGCGGTGAGCGTTTCCGAGGCAAGCGGAGGCGCGCCGGGCGGCGGCGGGCGCGGAGGCGCCATCCAGTATGTCATCCAGGGGCCGGACCTTGCCGTGCTTGACCGGGCAACGAATACTATCATGGAAGAACTGAAGAAAACGCACGGCTTTGTCGATGTGGACCGCGATTTGCGCATCGGGAAACCCGAGCTACAGGTGAAGATAGACCGTGAACGCGCCGCCGAGATGGGAATTTCCGCAGCGGATATCTCCGGCATCATCGGTGTAAGTTTCGGCGGGCTGGAAGTGGGCGATTATACCGAAGGCGGAAAAACATATAAAGTCCGCGTTAAAGCGGTGGATAGCGAGCGGAGGACCATAAAGGATATCTCGGATATCAGCATCCGCTCGGCAAAGGGAGAGGTCGTGGATATGACCAATATAATCGATGTCAAGCCTTCGATCGGGCCGAACATGATAAACCGGACCGACCGCGAGCGTTCCGTGACGCTTTCGGCCAACCTGGAAGGATTGCCCCTGGGCGATGCTATCGCGCAGATGGAAGCGATAAGCAAAAAAGTGCTTCCTCCCGGTTATTACGGCAGGCGTTCAGGCTCGAGCGAGATGTTCGGAGATGCCTATTTCAGCATAATTTTCGCGCTTGTCTTGGCGCTTATTTTCAGCTATATGATTCTTGCCGCCCAGTTTGAAAACTTCATCCATCCCTTTTCCATCACGCTTTCGCTTCCGTTGGCCGTGGTCGGTGCTCTGGGGTTCCTGTGGTTTGGCGCGAATGTTATCGGCCTGTCCGGCATGACCATAAACATCATGTTCATGATCGGCGTAATTCTACTGGTCGGCCTGGCTAAGAAAAACGCCATTCTCTTGATTGATTATACCGACCAGCTTAGGAAAAGCGGGTTAAGCCGTGACGATGCCCTGAAGCAGGCCTGCCCGGTCAGGTTAAGGCCGATTCTTATGACCTCGATTACCACGATTGCCGCGACTATCCCGGTGATTATCGGTTTGGGGGAAGGCTCGGAAAGCCGCCGCCCGATGGCGATAGCCATATTCGGCGGGATAGTAACCTCGACCCT contains:
- a CDS encoding FAD-binding oxidoreductase yields the protein MFKSADIVIIGGGVFGTSVAYHLAQSGLPVPLRGTQAGAKNIILLEKDLLGSGATGKAAGLTIRQWTTELDIALVNGSLEIYKSLPGINSAFRQTGLVYLASTADDDKYLTQSELLIKTAGVRYSRWDKAAIKKNLPWMATDIFTAGLYTPDDGYIDPYQIVSAFASLARKKGVEFWEKTEAIAIDVSDNKVSGVKTSQGYISTPLIINAAGAWAKKVGALAGLNLPLKPYRTQIAVLCQSGATATERRMAVLKPKHKLPNNFTAVYDMAKNVYFHEETGGLLLAGDGTTETEENPDQYKQRGDDKFLSEIADKISSLIPGMSEAGVVKSWAGLCMATPDRLPVLGPVKELEGFWIAGGDNGYGFMRAGMLGKLLAEILRGDKSSLDISLLSPERFKGKDYSEFKIKQGMTV
- a CDS encoding efflux RND transporter periplasmic adaptor subunit, giving the protein MVKAKILARALCFILCLIVFSSCSQKEPPKARQARLATVTVTKPAEERVERIITAIGTLDLEDEVNVATEVGGLIKEVRFEEGQEISPGDILVVLDETNFKLNVDKANAALDKATSGLSLAEDNYNRAKTLKEKELISNQEYQEATLALQNAKSDLAGAQTNCRIAQRALDFSVIKAPFRGRGISGSTENGQSRDGVPAGEFPKGKYTWEVQKKLVSVGEYLNTGSPVAELVNRTTLKLRFTVPEREARYLAMGKAVKFTTLAAPGDFKAVIFYIAPNIIESTRAVTVKAYVDNKDHVLRAGYSANVSFVGELSEKAMMISRRSLRFDVDKSYVLVVMDGVLKKKDVTIGIEHDEYVEITSGLSLTDKVVVRSGSFLEDGTKVEVIPDSPVGTPVPQSRPEWQGSPEAADKPENKKDK
- a CDS encoding efflux RND transporter permease subunit, translated to MSIRRPVTTVMVICALLIFGVIGFFRLGIALMPDVDFPIVSVGTSWRNSTPEQVEISVTKPIEAAIGQLEGVKHITSSNRRGSSRVTVEFELSRDIESATQDVRDAVSRASHDLPDDVDPPTISKYDVNAQPIMMIAVYGDLPVTEIRQFAEETIAPRLQQKPGVGSIDVGGGRTREIRIWLYRDKLKQYGITIQDVINALKTENLEMPGGKVETNVQELVINTKGRIDNARRFNDIVITYREGTSIKISDVGYAEDGMNDMDSIVRFVDPAGAERLSIGMRVSPQTGANQVAVARAIREEIENTRKILPKGMYMDIAFDNSVFIERAINDVNMNLVVGAILASLVILLFLQNIGTAVISALAIPTSIIATFGFMYFMGFTLNTLTMLGLALAVGIVIDDAIIIVENIYRHREEGKGMLEAAKDGASEISFAAMAATFALLGIFLPVAFMSGLIGRFFYEFGMTMAFSIFISLVVALTLTPMLSSRYLKVGVARFFLFKWFEALMNGSRRLYTRVIAVTLKYSITTIVAAIILFIGSVWLVRNLGVEFQPQEDQSRFMVRIETPIDYSVLATEQVTRKVVDIVKGIPEVEYFMAATGGFGGSANSGSLNVTLKDRRFRTRSQFEIMADVRRMLSKIPDAAVSVSEASGGAPGGGGRGGAIQYVIQGPDLAVLDRATNTIMEELKKTHGFVDVDRDLRIGKPELQVKIDRERAAEMGISAADISGIIGVSFGGLEVGDYTEGGKTYKVRVKAVDSERRTIKDISDISIRSAKGEVVDMTNIIDVKPSIGPNMINRTDRERSVTLSANLEGLPLGDAIAQMEAISKKVLPPGYYGRRSGSSEMFGDAYFSIIFALVLALIFSYMILAAQFENFIHPFSITLSLPLAVVGALGFLWFGANVIGLSGMTINIMFMIGVILLVGLAKKNAILLIDYTDQLRKSGLSRDDALKQACPVRLRPILMTSITTIAATIPVIIGLGEGSESRRPMAIAIFGGIVTSTLLTLVVIPSVYRIFDIILTKFHLSRESKKQ